CGTCCACAGCTTGACCAAGTTCATCAATGGTACCAGCGATTGTGTGGCCGGGGCCGTTTGCGCCAGCAGTGAGTTCATACACAAACTCACGGACATCAACGCCGGGGCATCGATGCTGCTCGGAGCCGTTCTTGACAGTACACGTGCGGCGAGTATCCTGAAAAACCTTCATTCGCTTCACCTTAGAATGAGGCAGCATAGCGCCAACGCATTGTTTCTGGCTGAAAGGCTCAAGAAACTCGGCCTCAAGGTCTATTATCCCGGACTGGCCGACCATCCCCAGCATACTCTTTTGAAAACGCTCATGAATCCGGGCTATGGTTATGGAGGGATGTTGGCTATTGACGTCGGCACACTTGTAAATGCGAATGATCTGATGACGCGTATGCAGCAAGAAAAGGTCGGCTACCTGGCGGTCAGTCTCGGATATTTCAAGACCCTGTTCAGTGCTCCGGGACACAGTACGTCCTCGGAGATACCTATCGGAGAACGCGAGGCGATGGGCCTTAGCGAAGGACTTGTCCGGTTCTCGATCGGGCTTGACAATGACATAGAACAAACGGTCGAACGAATAGAGCGCTGTCTCTCGGAAACCGGCCTATTGTGACCGGGATCCCTGATCACTTGGATCAGCGTTGCCCGATCAGATCGCTTTTGGTGATAATGGTAAAGATTCAAAACGTGGTGTCTTTGTAGAAAGTAGATATGGCAGAAGCAAAAGAAACGGCGGCGGCAGCTCGGATCGAAACTGACTCGATGGGTGAGATCGAGGTGCCCTCGAATGTATATTGGGGAGCGCAAACGCAGCGTTCGCTGAAACACTTCAACATTGGCTTTGACACTATGCCGAGAGAGGTGATCCGTGCCCTCGGCATCCTGAAAAAGGCGGCGGCGATCGTTAATTGCGATCTTGGAAAACTGCCGCAAGATAAGTTGGAGCTGATCGTGAAGGCGGCCGATGAAGTGATCAACGGCAAGCTCGATGCTCACTTTCCGCTGCGGGTTTGGCAGACAGGGTCGGGAACTCAGACGAACATGAATGCCAACGAAGTGATTTCGAACAGAGCGATCGAGATCGTTGGTGGAGAGATGGGTTCGAAAGAGCCGATTCATCCGAACGACGATGTCAATAAATCGCAGTCGTCGAATGACACATTTCCGACAGCGATGTACATCGCGGCCGCGGAGCGACTGACCGCATTGATCCCGGAGGTGCAAAGGGTAAGCGATGCGATCAAGGCAAAGGCGAAAGAATTCGAAGGTGTCGTTAAGATCGGCCGCACTCACCTCCAGGATGCAACGCCGGTGACCGTAACGCAGGAGTTTAACGGCTGGGCGAACCTCATCGACCGCGACATTGAAAGATTGAAGATCGTGCTTCCCGGCCTGATGGATCTTGCAATAGGCGGTACAGCGGTCGGGACGGGGTTGAACGCTCATCCGGAATTCGCGGAACGGGCCGCCGCAAAGATCGCCGAACTTACCGGCTTGCCGTTCAGGTCGCATCCGGACAAGTTTGCCGCATTGTCTGCACACGACGAAGTCGTCTTTGCATCCGGTGCATTAAAAACGCTCGCCGGTTCGTTGATGAAGATCGCAAACGATATTCGCTGGCTCGCAAGCGGTCCGAGATGCGGGATCGGCGAGATATCGCTTCCGGAAAACGAACCGGGCTCGTCGATCATGCCCGGGAAGGTCAATCCGACCCAGAGCGAAGCGATTACGATGGTTGCGGTTCAGGTGATGGGCAACGACGCAGCGATCGGGTTCGCAGGATCACAAGGAAACTTTGAATTGAATGTATTTAAGCCTGTCATGATCCACAATTTCCTGCATTCCGTCCGGCTTATACACGACGCGTGCCACGGTTTTGTGGACTATTGTATCGCCGGGATCGAGTTGAACCGGGACCAGATCGATGAATACCTTAACAATTCATTGATGCTTGTTACCGCGTTGAACCAGCATATCGGATACGACAACGCCGCAAAGATCGCTAAGTTTGCACATAAGAAGGGAATGTCATTGAAGGAAGCGGCAGTTGAGCTTGAGCTGCTGACGGCGGAAAAGTTTGACGAGCTTGTGATCCCCGAACGAATGACGCGGCCTTAGGTAGATCAACAGTAAGAACGAAAGAGGCTGTCAATTTGCTGACAGCCTTTTTTCTATCCGCCTATTATCACGGTCATTTCGCCTTTCATTATCTTGTTCGGCGGGCCGAGAGGTTCGATGATCGTATCGCCCATTCGGCAAGCCGGCATATTATTGATCATTACGGTCGCCGAACCGTCGATGACAACACCCGGGCCGTGAGGCGGTACCGGCGACGGCGTTGTGCACGCGTGAATGTCCGACATTCCGGCCATACCGCTGATCGTTGCACTCAACGCGGCGAGTGCGGCGGTTTTGGCCGCCTGTTCCGCGGCGTATGCCGCCGGCCCGCCAGGCGTGCCTGCAGCTGCCATCGTGGCCGCCTCAGCGGCCTGAATCCCAATATCCGAGGCCTGCTTTGCCGCCTGCAAAGCGGCCGCCGCGGCTGCGGGTATCCCCCGCCACGCAGGCAAGAATCCGATCAGCACGTTCATACTTCCCGGTCCCGGCGTTAACACCGGCGGGAGCGGGTGGACAACGTTGTCGGTAATTCTGGCTGCTGGTCCTGTCGGCATATTTGATTATTAACTCCTACCAACTCGAAAAAACAGAGGTGTTTATTGTTCCAAGTCTCGCCGCTGACGAGTATGTCAGACTCTGCGTTGGATTCGGATCATTAACAAAGTCCTTACTTGGGTCATAATCGCCAAAGGTTGCAGTGATCGGATCGTCGCAAAGTCGCTTGGTTCCGTCAACAGCGGCACTGACGGATGTGCCGCCGCCTGCCATGAGTTCGGACCTTGTTGATGTGTGAAAGCAATCCAACAATGCGTGACCGAGTTCGTGCGGAAAAGTGTACGGCAAGTTATTACCGCCGTCCATAACGGCGCCGCTCGAGGAGGTGACACCCATTACGCAACTATTCACGATCTCGGCAACCGGCCGATAGTTACCGGGCATGTTTAGGCACGGCGTGTACGAACGCCCGCGCGTGCTCGCAGTACCCTTGAACTTGCCGACGACGAAACAATCCATACGGTCAGACCCCGTATCGTAGTTTCGGATCAATTGGCGTTCATGAAGCGTACCGTTCTCCATGTCATCGCCATCCGAGTTCTGATATCCATTAAGGTTCACGTTGGCCATGGTCAGCGTAGCTCCAGTGTCGGTACTCAATACGGCCGAAACGGTAACACGTCCTCCAAGTTTGTCGCTCACGAGAATATCTGCCGATCGCGATGTTGGAAGCGAACGGGTCGAAGCGGCATTTACAAACGCTCGAGCCGAGAAATTCACATCGTTGATCAACGCAACGATCTGATCGGCTACCTCTTTCGGTTTGAGCCTCGCAGCCGGTGATGCGGCGCGGGGGATATTGAGCGTTACGCTTTTGTTTACAGATGTGCCATCGCTTCGGTTCGTCGTAACGGTGAACGACATTCTGGAGCTTGCGGCCCCGGCGGCGGTGGTTCCCGTGGCCGGCAATCCGTTGATATCAGAGACCGTCAGCATATTGCGCGGCGGCGGATCGAGCATCCTTATCTTCGGATCGACCAATACCGGGGCCATATCCGCCTGGGCATAGACTCGCCGGAGCCAACGGAAGACCCGATGACGGATCATCGCTTCTGTAACCCCGTTGAAACCGGTCGCATCTCCGACGTTCTGGCGAACGATCCCGACCGTGACCTTTATCCGCTTTTTGGACCTATCGCGTCCCCCTACAGGAGCCTCGGCCGTAACGCGGCAACGGGCGTCGCCTCCCGCCGGACATTTTTCGATCATGTAGGTCGCACGTACCCGCTGATCGAGAATCTCTACCTTTTCTTCATTCGGCTGGTCGTCAGTTACAAGAAGCGTTTGCTGTGGTTTTGCGGCCTTATCCGTCTCATCCACAACGAGCCTGAGGTACGGTGAACGAAAACGCTGGTCGGGCACAGGTGTCGCCTTATGGACCTTGACCGCAAGCTTTCGCTTATCGCGCTCGGCCGCACTTGACCAATTTAGGTCGTGACCGACAAGCAGCTTGCTTTTGTAGACCGGGTGAAGGGCCTGGAGTTCAACGTCGAGAGTAGCGCTTGTCGCTCGCCGGTCAGAGACCTCGATCTTGAATGAATCAGGATCGGCGAACGAGTTTGCGTCGAATTGCCACTTTGCCGGCCCGCCAAATGCCGCTGTGCCGTCTGCTCCCGCCTTGTCCGTAGGGAAATTGCTGATCTGCAAACGACTTATCGAACGTTCGGTCTTGATCTGATTGTCCCGACCGCCGCGGACGAACCGGATGGTCGCGAGCCCGCCTTTTTTCACGTACGAATGACGTTTTTCTGTTGCCGCTGTATGCTGGTCAAGCTTGATGTCGGGAATGAAGACTTTATCGCCCGCCTTTATTTGACGGTTCTTCAACTCGGCATTCGACTCATGGTCGCGAAGCGATTTACAATCAAGAAACCCGTTCTTTGAGGCGAGGCCGCAGAGAGTGTCGCTTGATTGTGCTGTTATCCACTTACCCATCTAATACGACTCCTAAAAAAGATCCCTATCGAGATAATCGACCTGATACTCGCTGCCCGCGGCGACGAGTGCTTTCTCATCCGCACTCAATTCGCCTCCAAAGAATCGGACCGCCCTTGCTGCACGCAATAGGAAACTCTCTTCTTCCTCCTCTTTGAAACCGCCTGCCTTTATGGCAGCCGCAGCCTTTCGTATGACGGCGATTATCGTTTCCGTTTGCCCTTCGCGAGATAATCGTCTCAATTGGCGAGCCGACCAGCGTTCGAGTTCCGGCGATGTCAGGTCATCCTGGCTGAGGTAGATAGCGGTCAGTTTTGCGATGCGATCTTCGGGTTTGGCTATATTCAGAATGCTATTTCGGGCATTGATTTGGTCGACCAATTGCGGAAGCCGGCCGTTCATCAATGAAAAGACCTGCTCGGCAACCCCGTCGATGTAGTAGTCTGTCTTTCCCTTTTCTTTCAGCTTCGGATATTGCCGTTTTAATGTGTCCAGCAAGGTTGCCGGCGAATACGACGTGCTGAATGAACTTGCAGCTTCAACAAGCGCCTCATAGGCGGTTTCTGAAACAGGGTGCTTAACGAGGTACTCGTAATAATCGAACGCCTTTTTCTGCATGTTCCCGTCGCCTTGCTCCGCAAGCAGCCTGACCGACTGGATCGACTGCAAGATCCCGCGTTCGTCCTTCTCGTCGCGGACCAATAATTTGGTAAAATGGTCGACCACAGTTGCGAGATCGTAAATATCGACGACATTCCGAGTGCGTTCGAATGATTGAGGCTCCTTCGTGCGGTCGACCTTTTCCCGAATGAACTCCTCGACGTGAACTGGATCTAGGTTCTTCGGTTCCGATTTCCTCCCGTAATGAATGTCGAAGATATAAGAGTCAAGCTGTCTAAAGGCAGTTATCTTGTCGACTGTCGGGTATTTAAGTTCTGCGCTCATCTTTTTTCCTTTAACGTCCGGAGTGGCTTTTGCAGGTTGCCGGCTTCTGTTTGCGTTATCTTGCGAATGAACGGTCGAACCCGAGCAGCCGGTTAGCGGCAACAGGATCGCAAAAAAAGCCAGTGTCGCGGCAAACGCCGATGTGTAATTCCTTTCTGTCATTACTTTGGATCCCACGAAGAATCATCCAATCGCGGGAACGTGACCTGACAGCTGCCAGGGTCGATATTGGTCACTTTTGCAAGCCCATTCTCGTCAGTGGTTCCTTCCGCGATCGTCGAACCGTCGGGCAACGTCACGCGGTAACGCTCGCCCGCGACCGGATTGTCCAATTCGTCCTTGAGTTCGATCTCGATCCAAGATTTCTTATCCTTGTTTTTCGGCGACTTTGGATTATGCGTCGGCTTTGTGTACGAAGGCACCCTTGCCGGCGGCGTCGCGCGTCGCTGATTTCTGTATGTCGGAGCATCGCTCCCCGGATCTGCATTGTCTGCGATCTCGGCTTCATCCGGAGGCAACGGATCGACGGGTGATCCCGGAGATCCGGGCAATGCAGCTCCGCCGGAATTGATCATCACCATCGTGCCGTTTATCTGCACACCGGCAGAATTGATGGTGACAAAATTTCCCCCTACTTTGATCGTGAGTCCCGTGGTCGCCTCGAGTACGATCGTATTGGCTGTGATGGTGTAACTGCCTGAAACATCGACAGCGTAACTGCCGCCGACCGATTCAGCCAGGCTGCCGCCGATCTTGTGGGTGACACTGCCCGTTGTGTCATATGCGATCTTTCCTTCGACCTTGCGATGTTTGTCGCGTTCTATCTTCTCGATCTGATCGCGTTCGATAATAATGTGCTTATCGCGTTCGACCTTTTCGCGTTTGTCTCTTTTTACGATCAGGTGACGGTCGTTTCCGATAAGTTCGCGCCGGTTATTTCGGATTCGAATATCCTGATCCTTCTGGCCATGAACGAATATCTGCTCCGAACCTTTCTTGTCCTCGAAGCGAAACTCGTTGAACCCTTGCCCGCCCGGCGACGAATTTGACTTGACGGTCGATTTCGTTTTTTCATCCGGCAGCGTATAGGGCGGCATTGTTTGCGGATTATAGACACAGCCGGTGATGATCGGCTGATCGGGGTCGCCCTCAAGGAAGTGGACAAGGACCTCCATTCCGATTCGCGGAATGAACATCGCACCCCATTTGTTTCCTGCCCACGTCTGAGCGACGCGGACCCAGCATGAACTGCTTGCGTCGACCTGGCCATCGCGGTCCCAGTGGAATTGAACCTTGACCCGGCCATACTTGTCTGTAAATATCTCTTCTCCCGTTGGGCCGACAACGATAGCCGTCTGGCTGCCTTGAACGATCGGTTTAGTGGCCGTCTTTAACGGACGAAACCCGGGTTTTCCAGCACCTTGTTCGATGCACGTAAATGTATTGGTATATGGGTCATTGACAGCCTGATCGGATACGTAATCCGGGCTTTGTTCGGCGGAATGCGTTGCAGTTACGATGGTGTGTGTCTTGTTAAGATCACGATTCGGGTGGTCGATAAGATTAAAGCGATGGCCTGCGGTGATCGAGCAGCAATCAGACGTGCCTGTAGCCTGAGTTACCCTCGAATCGAGAGCTTCCATCAGATTTTTGACCGTTCGCTCGCGATCCGGAAAGACCTTCTGAAGGTCGCCTGACTGTTCGCCGCCGCTCGTTTTAATGCCATCGTATTTCCGACCGTAACCTGCGGGATAATCATAGAGTTCCAGCGACTTATTGTCGCCCAATGTGAATTTGCTCGTTTCTTCTTTCTCAAGCTTTTTATCGGGAAGCTGAAAATTATGACCCCAAAGGGTTACTTTTCCTGTCTGAAGGTTGTGGCCGCTGAGAAATGAATTTATCGCACCGACAAAGTCCTGCTTTTCGCCGACCTTGACAAAGAACGGAATGTCTTTTTTTGATGGACAATCGCGGTGAGATTGAGGCGTGTCGGCAACGATCATAAGATCTTTGCCATCCTTATGTTCGAAATAATAGAAGATCCCCTCTTCTTCCATCAAGCGAGAGGCGAAATTGAAATCTGATTCTCTGTACTGTACGCAGTAATTTCGCGGCTCGTAAGTCTCCTGGAATTCATACTTAACATCAAAGCCCGTAAAGACCTTTTTCAGGATGTCCGGAACACTCATCTGCTGGAATATCTGGCTCTGCGAATTCTGGGTCAGCAGCCAGATATGAGGGACAATAGTGATGCTGTAATGGGAAAAACGAACGTGGCGATTCCCCTGCATAAAGCTATTGACCATGCCCGAGAAATCACGGGTTGTACCATCAGGCGAACCGACCGAGATCGTCACGCCTTTACCGATGATATTCTTGGGGTCGATGATCGTGGGATTGAACGAATTGTCCGTCTCTTCGTGCAATAGCTCGGCGCTGATCGAGAATAACTGCGATAACCCCTCACTAGCCTTGAAATTGTCCAGGAGCAAATAGTCCTTTCCTAAAGGCGTCGCTATTCTCAATAGCCGATTGTCTTGCGTGGTGGCCATATTCTCTGATGCAGAGTGCACCGCATCTTAAACGATGCACTCCACCTTCCTTTAACCTCAAGCTCTTTGCATCGACCGTTCACACAAATGCCATTCGTGTGACAGTCCGTGAAAGAGCCAGCAATCGTCGACGCGATTAGGTAATTTCGTACGTGAACGACTCACCTTCGCCGATCGACACGTGAACTCGTTTCAGCCCCTCACCGGAGGCCATTCTCGAAAGCACTTCACCGCTCATTTCCGGCAATAACGTTCCCGTCAGAATGTTATAAACATTTCGGGCTCCGCTATCGACGTCAGTGCAGCGTTTCGCTACCGTTTCTATGACGGACTCGTCATAAGAAAATTGCGCACCGTGATTGTCCGCGATGCGATTCTTTATTTTGCCTAACTGCAGCCTGATGATCAGTCGCATGATCTCGTCCGAGATGGGATAGTAGGGAACGGTGACAAGCCGCCCGAGAAGTGCGGGTTTGAAGGCCGCATTCAATTCGGGTTTGATCGCCTCTACTATACCGTCCGGATCGGGCATTGTATCCGGATCTGCACAAAGCTTCATAATTGTGTCTGTGCCGACATTCGACGTCAAAAGGATGATGCAGTTCTTGAAATCGATCTCACGACCTTCGCCATCTTCCAAAACGCCTTTGTCGAAGACCTGGAAGAAAAGCTCCATTACGTCAGGGTGAGCTTTTTCGACCTCGTCCAAGAGAACGACCGAATACGGTTTCTTTCTTACGGCCTCGGTCAAAACGCCGCCTTCCCCGTAACCGACGTACCCGGGAGGCGAGCCCTTCAAACTCGAAACCGTATGGGCCTCTTGATACTCGCTCATGTTTATCGAGATCAGGTTCCTCTCTCCGCCATAGAGTGATTCGGCCAGGGCGAGTGCCGTTTCGGTCTTACCTACACCTGAGGTTCCAACCAAAAGAAACACGCCTATCGGCCGCTTCGGATCGGTCAAGCCGGCCCGAGCCGTCCGGATACGCTGCGAAATCGCTTCGAGAGCATGATCCTGCCCAAGAACGCGTTCGCGAAGCGTCGAAGACAGATTGAGCACCGCGTTGATCTCGTCCGCGACCATCTTTCCGATCGGAATGCCCGTCCAACCTGAGATGACTTCGGCGACCGATTGCCCCGTGACGACGGGTTGCATCAACGGATTTTCACCTTGAACGTCCTTGAGCTCGGCGTTCAACCGTTTGAGTTCACCCTTCAAGAATTCGGTGTCGATCGGTTTCGTGGCTTCAGGTGCAGTAGCCGCAGCCGCACCACCAGTTTCGTCACCAACTGTACTGTCCGTTTCGGCGGTTGCAGCAGCTGCGGACGCGGAAGAAGAGGCATCGCCTGATGCGGCGACCAGATCCGCCAACTTACCTTCGTGCCTCGACATCTCGAGTTTTGTGCGGATGTTCCGGATCTGTTCGACCAGTTCTTTCTCCTTGTTCCACTGTTCAGTTAGCTTGGCAAGTTCGTCTTCTGTCTCGGCACGGCTCGCCTTTAGTTCGGTCAGCCGATCTTCATGTTCGGCTCCGGTAACCATTTCGCGCTCGAGCGAATCGATCTCGGAAGTCAGATTTTGAATTCGCCTGGTTGCATCTTCTACCGAAGCCGGGGTAGCACCCTGACCGATAGCTACCTTGGCGCAAGCGGTGTCCAGGACCGAAACCGACTTGTCCGGTAACTGACGGCCCGTGATGTAACGATGAGAAAGCTTTACACACTCAACGATCGCTTCATCCAGGATCCGGACATTGTGATGGCCTTCCATTTTGTCGGCGATGCCGCGCATCATTGCGATCGCCTTTGGCTCGTCCGGCTCTTCGATCTTTACGACCTGAAATCTGCGGGCGAGAGCTGCGTCTTTTTCAAAATATTTCTTGTATTCCGCCCAGGTCGTTGCCGCGATCGTACGAAGTTCACCACGGGCAAGCGCTGGTTTAAGCAGATTTGCCGCATCGTTCTGCCCGGCAGCTCCACCGGCGCCGATCATCGTATGAGCTTCGTCAATGAACATAATGATCGGCTGCGGCGACGCCTTCACCTCGTCGATCACGCCCTTTAAGCGTTGTTCGAATTCTCCCTTGATGCCGGCACCAGCCTGCAAAAGCCCGAGGTCGAGCGATCGAACCGAAACGTTCTTTAGCGGATCGGGCACATCACCCTGAGAAATCCGAAGTGCAAACCCTTCGACGACCGCGGTTTTGCCGACGCCTGCCTCACCTGTGAGTATCGGGTTGTTCTGACGCCTACGGGTCAAAATGTCAACGATCTGGCGAACCTCAAAATCGCGCCCAAGCACGGGATCGATCTTGCCGGCGGCCGCTTTTGCGGTAAGGTCCTCGGTATACTGATCGAGAGCTTTGGTCTTGCCGGGAACTCCCGACGCGACCGGTGCTCCACCCGAAACGCCCGACGTTTCGCCAAGAGCAACTGCATCCCGAGCCTCAGCAGAGTCGGCAGTTATATCAGGAAGATTGGTCTGCAGGGATTCGAGTGAGATGTGACTAAACTCTTTGGAAATTTCCCGAGCGATACGGGCAAAGCTCTCGTTCGCAAGCAACGCGAGCAGTAAATGCCCGGATCTGACACGTGCCGCACCAAAATCAACCGAGGCGAGCAGCCATGCGTCCTGGATCCATCTTGGGATCCGGTCGCTCAACCCGGGCGTGCGCGAGTTGCCGCTCTTAAGCCGATCGAGGGCGACACTGACATCCTTTGTAAGCCTGTCGATATTCACCTCATAGTGTGAACATATCTTATGGAGATCGGTATCATCCTGTTCGAGCAACTTGGCGAGAATATGTTCGATCTCAACGTCGTAGTTTGTGCGGGAAAGACAAAGACCGGCCGCTCCTTCGAGTGCGTTGCGGGACACGTCGTTCAACCGGCCGACCAGTGATTTTAGATTAACATTCATAACTTTTCTCCTAATTGTTGAGATTCTAGTAAAGCGAATTTCTTGAACACATAATAGTTCGAAAAACCGATCGATCTGAAATTCAATTCATCGACAAGACCACCTGTTCGTCATCCTGATTGAACGGCTTTGTCTTCAGCCAAGTTGTCCAGCCTAGCATCGGTTTGCGGACGGCTCGGGTCGTCAATATCAAGCTCGGAACCTGTTGAGCCTTGAGCACAAGTTTTGCGTCAAAGTCGTATTCGAGGCCGACCATAAACTTCAGTATCGACCTAAATGCTGCATGAGCTGATCCGCTCGGCAAAAATGCCTGAAACTTAACGAACGAAAGGGGGCCGAGCTGCACGCGAAACTTTGACTGCTGATCCCAAACCCGCGAACCGATGATGGCGGTGGTACCTAAAGAGCTATTCTTTACGCCAAGGTAAGTAATGTCGTCCTTGGTAAGGTCGAGCCATTGTCCAAAGAACTGCAGCACGTTCGCTTCTATACGAAAATAGTCGCCAAGAACATTTTCGATCGCCGTCGCGGAATGGGGCTTTTGCGAAATCAAGCCACTATAGGGCAGGAGCGACTCGTCCTGTAGGCCCATGCGGCCGCGCAATCCGTCAGTTCCCAAGCCGGTGATGTCGAATAGGTATGCGGTGAAATCGTCGTGTCCGCGTTCGTAGGCAACCGGAAACCGGTATTTCGCCCATGCGCGAAAAAACATCGAAACACAGCGGTGGGTAAAGATATCCAGGAACGCCCACATTGCCGTGTCTCGATGACGGATGCGATCGAGTACGAGTTCCGTATAATGCGTTGGGAGGGCACCGCTCGGGCCGACCATTCCCATAAAATTGATCAGCATCTCGACCAGCGGCTTATCGGGATCCTCGGTGTTGTCAACGTGGATCTCATGTATCTCGCTCGAGGGAAAATCCAATGCGATCCGCGATCTGAATCGAACCGGCTCTTCGGCGGGTAGAGCTACGCCGCCGACGGCCTTGCGTCCCGGAAATAGTCTTTCGAACAGCCGCGCGGCCTGAAAGAACTCGAACCGGTAAGGTTCGTCAAACAGCCGTTCTTTTAGTGTTCGATTCTCCACTTGTTGCTTGAAATAGCTCTATTCACGTCCCGATCGGCTTCCTGGCCGGATCGACGAGCTTTGCACACCGGACGAATGCCCGATCCCGCGTGTGCAGGTTGCTTCTGCTTCGTTCGTCTAAAGTAATTCCTGTTCCCCGGCCCGCGGCGGAAAGGTCTTTATGTCCTCTTCGCGTTGAGCCGACCTGATCGTCAACTGGTTAAACGAATTCAGTGATGCATAAAGAGCAAGGAACCGTTCCAAAACGCTGGCAAACAGGAACATCCCGCTGCCGACATATTGTTCCTCGTCGAATGTGATCGTCGTATGCAGGCCGCGGACAAAGCCGGTGCCGATACGTCCGCCGATCTGTCGAACTGCTTTTTTGGACTCGATGCCAACGATACCAAGGATCTGCTTTCGAGTAACGGCGGAATCGCCGATATTGTAAAGATGCAAGATCTCTTGCAATGCCTCAGGTGTTCCGTCGTCGCCGTTCACCAGGGAGAGGTAGTTCAAATTCAAAT
The DNA window shown above is from Chloracidobacterium sp. and carries:
- a CDS encoding aminotransferase class I/II-fold pyridoxal phosphate-dependent enzyme, which encodes MKSSGFDPSNAIQDYLVFGEFGDVNPSITDSSTYTFISPDKMEELFEHEIEGCFLYSRHWNPTNKFLSDALARMEDSEAAQAKASGMAAISSTILQLCDTGDEIISSRTIYGGTYAFFKNFLPRLGITAHFVDLSDSTEVRSLINGRTRAIYCESISNPLLEVADITALASLCKEHGLKLVVDNTFSPMILSPIRLGADIVVHSLTKFINGTSDCVAGAVCASSEFIHKLTDINAGASMLLGAVLDSTRAASILKNLHSLHLRMRQHSANALFLAERLKKLGLKVYYPGLADHPQHTLLKTLMNPGYGYGGMLAIDVGTLVNANDLMTRMQQEKVGYLAVSLGYFKTLFSAPGHSTSSEIPIGEREAMGLSEGLVRFSIGLDNDIEQTVERIERCLSETGLL
- the fumC gene encoding class II fumarate hydratase, translating into MAEAKETAAAARIETDSMGEIEVPSNVYWGAQTQRSLKHFNIGFDTMPREVIRALGILKKAAAIVNCDLGKLPQDKLELIVKAADEVINGKLDAHFPLRVWQTGSGTQTNMNANEVISNRAIEIVGGEMGSKEPIHPNDDVNKSQSSNDTFPTAMYIAAAERLTALIPEVQRVSDAIKAKAKEFEGVVKIGRTHLQDATPVTVTQEFNGWANLIDRDIERLKIVLPGLMDLAIGGTAVGTGLNAHPEFAERAAAKIAELTGLPFRSHPDKFAALSAHDEVVFASGALKTLAGSLMKIANDIRWLASGPRCGIGEISLPENEPGSSIMPGKVNPTQSEAITMVAVQVMGNDAAIGFAGSQGNFELNVFKPVMIHNFLHSVRLIHDACHGFVDYCIAGIELNRDQIDEYLNNSLMLVTALNQHIGYDNAAKIAKFAHKKGMSLKEAAVELELLTAEKFDELVIPERMTRP
- a CDS encoding PAAR domain-containing protein; this translates as MPTGPAARITDNVVHPLPPVLTPGPGSMNVLIGFLPAWRGIPAAAAAALQAAKQASDIGIQAAEAATMAAAGTPGGPAAYAAEQAAKTAALAALSATISGMAGMSDIHACTTPSPVPPHGPGVVIDGSATVMINNMPACRMGDTIIEPLGPPNKIMKGEMTVIIGG
- the tssI gene encoding type VI secretion system tip protein VgrG: MATTQDNRLLRIATPLGKDYLLLDNFKASEGLSQLFSISAELLHEETDNSFNPTIIDPKNIIGKGVTISVGSPDGTTRDFSGMVNSFMQGNRHVRFSHYSITIVPHIWLLTQNSQSQIFQQMSVPDILKKVFTGFDVKYEFQETYEPRNYCVQYRESDFNFASRLMEEEGIFYYFEHKDGKDLMIVADTPQSHRDCPSKKDIPFFVKVGEKQDFVGAINSFLSGHNLQTGKVTLWGHNFQLPDKKLEKEETSKFTLGDNKSLELYDYPAGYGRKYDGIKTSGGEQSGDLQKVFPDRERTVKNLMEALDSRVTQATGTSDCCSITAGHRFNLIDHPNRDLNKTHTIVTATHSAEQSPDYVSDQAVNDPYTNTFTCIEQGAGKPGFRPLKTATKPIVQGSQTAIVVGPTGEEIFTDKYGRVKVQFHWDRDGQVDASSSCWVRVAQTWAGNKWGAMFIPRIGMEVLVHFLEGDPDQPIITGCVYNPQTMPPYTLPDEKTKSTVKSNSSPGGQGFNEFRFEDKKGSEQIFVHGQKDQDIRIRNNRRELIGNDRHLIVKRDKREKVERDKHIIIERDQIEKIERDKHRKVEGKIAYDTTGSVTHKIGGSLAESVGGSYAVDVSGSYTITANTIVLEATTGLTIKVGGNFVTINSAGVQINGTMVMINSGGAALPGSPGSPVDPLPPDEAEIADNADPGSDAPTYRNQRRATPPARVPSYTKPTHNPKSPKNKDKKSWIEIELKDELDNPVAGERYRVTLPDGSTIAEGTTDENGLAKVTNIDPGSCQVTFPRLDDSSWDPK
- the tssH gene encoding type VI secretion system ATPase TssH, yielding MNVNLKSLVGRLNDVSRNALEGAAGLCLSRTNYDVEIEHILAKLLEQDDTDLHKICSHYEVNIDRLTKDVSVALDRLKSGNSRTPGLSDRIPRWIQDAWLLASVDFGAARVRSGHLLLALLANESFARIAREISKEFSHISLESLQTNLPDITADSAEARDAVALGETSGVSGGAPVASGVPGKTKALDQYTEDLTAKAAAGKIDPVLGRDFEVRQIVDILTRRRQNNPILTGEAGVGKTAVVEGFALRISQGDVPDPLKNVSVRSLDLGLLQAGAGIKGEFEQRLKGVIDEVKASPQPIIMFIDEAHTMIGAGGAAGQNDAANLLKPALARGELRTIAATTWAEYKKYFEKDAALARRFQVVKIEEPDEPKAIAMMRGIADKMEGHHNVRILDEAIVECVKLSHRYITGRQLPDKSVSVLDTACAKVAIGQGATPASVEDATRRIQNLTSEIDSLEREMVTGAEHEDRLTELKASRAETEDELAKLTEQWNKEKELVEQIRNIRTKLEMSRHEGKLADLVAASGDASSSASAAAATAETDSTVGDETGGAAAATAPEATKPIDTEFLKGELKRLNAELKDVQGENPLMQPVVTGQSVAEVISGWTGIPIGKMVADEINAVLNLSSTLRERVLGQDHALEAISQRIRTARAGLTDPKRPIGVFLLVGTSGVGKTETALALAESLYGGERNLISINMSEYQEAHTVSSLKGSPPGYVGYGEGGVLTEAVRKKPYSVVLLDEVEKAHPDVMELFFQVFDKGVLEDGEGREIDFKNCIILLTSNVGTDTIMKLCADPDTMPDPDGIVEAIKPELNAAFKPALLGRLVTVPYYPISDEIMRLIIRLQLGKIKNRIADNHGAQFSYDESVIETVAKRCTDVDSGARNVYNILTGTLLPEMSGEVLSRMASGEGLKRVHVSIGEGESFTYEIT
- the tssG gene encoding type VI secretion system baseplate subunit TssG, coding for MENRTLKERLFDEPYRFEFFQAARLFERLFPGRKAVGGVALPAEEPVRFRSRIALDFPSSEIHEIHVDNTEDPDKPLVEMLINFMGMVGPSGALPTHYTELVLDRIRHRDTAMWAFLDIFTHRCVSMFFRAWAKYRFPVAYERGHDDFTAYLFDITGLGTDGLRGRMGLQDESLLPYSGLISQKPHSATAIENVLGDYFRIEANVLQFFGQWLDLTKDDITYLGVKNSSLGTTAIIGSRVWDQQSKFRVQLGPLSFVKFQAFLPSGSAHAAFRSILKFMVGLEYDFDAKLVLKAQQVPSLILTTRAVRKPMLGWTTWLKTKPFNQDDEQVVLSMN